From Salvia splendens isolate huo1 chromosome 3, SspV2, whole genome shotgun sequence, a single genomic window includes:
- the LOC121795209 gene encoding uncharacterized protein LOC121795209 isoform X1, giving the protein MSKKNDLVRRKRLHDFDLKREKEAKEKREKKLNPKKNKMKVDGSSSRKKGGSGFQVGKKKLNTRMTPLAKAKASQAMEVDKNSVPLCLCLTAVRCGQDNPISHA; this is encoded by the exons ATGTCGAAGAAGAACGATTTAGTTCGGAGAAAAAGGCTGCATGATTTCGATCTTAAAA GAGAAAAAGAAGCGAAGGAAAAGAGGGAAAAGAAGCTGAATCCCAAGAAAAAtaagatgaaa GTTGATGGTAGCAGCAGTAGGAAGAAGGGTGGGAGTGGATTTCAAGTAGGAAAGAAAAAGTTGAACACGAGGATGACACCATTGGCCAAAGCTAAAGCTTCCCAAGCGATGGAGGTTGACAA GAATAGTGTGCCCTTATGTTTATGTCTTACGGCAGTTCGTTGTGGTCAAGACAATCCCATCTCACATGCTTGA
- the LOC121795209 gene encoding uncharacterized protein LOC121795209 isoform X2: MSKKNDLVRRKRLHDFDLKREKEAKEKREKKLNPKKNKMKVDGSSSRKKGGSGFQVGKKKLNTRMTPLAKAKASQAMEVDKYSWCPIVEGTLKKGL, translated from the exons ATGTCGAAGAAGAACGATTTAGTTCGGAGAAAAAGGCTGCATGATTTCGATCTTAAAA GAGAAAAAGAAGCGAAGGAAAAGAGGGAAAAGAAGCTGAATCCCAAGAAAAAtaagatgaaa GTTGATGGTAGCAGCAGTAGGAAGAAGGGTGGGAGTGGATTTCAAGTAGGAAAGAAAAAGTTGAACACGAGGATGACACCATTGGCCAAAGCTAAAGCTTCCCAAGCGATGGAGGTTGACAA ATATTCATGGTGTCCCATAGTTGAGGGAACTCTAAAGAAGGGATTATGA
- the LOC121795210 gene encoding protein pleiotropic regulatory locus 1-like, producing the protein METELPTEPQSLKKLSLKSLKRSLDLFSPTHGQIPPPDAESAKIRISHKLNSEYVRVKTSSSEHVANAAKSQAQQEPTPSNALALPGPQQSNDAQTGGPPKDLMSSSTGQPRGSADVGGQGRSSAIASSHISSERNMSTSAIMERIPSRWPRPVWHAPWKNYRVISGHLGWVRSVAIDPSNTWFCTGSADRTIKIWDLASGRLKLTLTGHIDQVRGLAVSNKHTYMFSAGDDKLVKCWDLEQNKVIRSYHGHLSGVYCLALHPTIDILLTGGRDSVCRVWDIRSKAQIRTLPGHDNTVCSVFTRPTDPQVITGSHDSTIKLWDLRTGKTMSTLTHHKKSVRAMAPHPTEDAFVSASAENIKKFRLPRGEFMHNMLSQQKTIINAAAVNEEGVLATAGDNGSLWFWDWTSGHNFQQAQTIVQPGSLESEAGIYSIMYDLTGSRLITCEADKTIKMWKEDETATPETHPLHFKPPRDMRRF; encoded by the exons ATGGAAACCGAGCTGCCCACAGAGCCGCAGTCGCTGAAGAAGCTAAGCTTGAAATCCCTAAAGCGTTCGCTCGATCTATTCTCTCCTACCCACGGTCAAATTCCGCCACCCGATGCCGAAAG CGCCAAGATTCGAATAAGTCATAAG CTGAATTCCGAGTATGTAAGAGTGAAGACCTCGTCGTCTGAACATGTTGCTAATGCTGCAAAGAGTCAAGCACAGCAAGAACCTACTCCCTCCAATGCCCTTGCACTTCCAG GTCCTCAACAATCAAATGATGCCCAGACGGGAGGGCCACCGAAGGATCTGATGTCTAGTTCAACAGGGCAACCTAGGGGCTC AGCGGATGTTGGTGGTCAAGGAAGGAGCTCAGCTATAGCTTCATCCCATATCTCATCTGAAAG GAACATGTCAACTTCTGCCATCATGGAAAGGATTCCAAGCAGATGGCCTCGTCCTGTTTGGCATGCACCTTGGAAGAATTATAGA GTAATCAGTGGCCATTTGGGATGGGTGCGGTCTGTTGCCATTGACCCAAGTAACACTTGGTTTTGCACAGGATCTGCTGATCGGACGATCAAG ATATGGGACCTAGCAAGTGGCCGATTGAAACTAACACTTACTGGTCACATTGACCAAGTACGAG GTTTGGCTGTTAGCAACAAGCATACATATATGTTTTCTGCCGGTGATGATAAATTAGTAAAATGTTGGGACCTAGAGCAAAATAAG gttatCCGTTCTTATCACGGTCACCTTAGTGGTGTTTATTGTTTGGCGCTTCATCCTACTATTGACATTTTGCTTACGGGAGGTCGAGATTCTGTATGTCGG GTATGGGATATTCGCAGCAAAGCACAAATTCGTACACTTCCTGGGCATGATAATACTGTTTGCTCAGTATTCACGAGACCTACG GATCCACAAGTCATTACAGGTTCCCATGATTCAACAATAAAGTTGTGGGATCTTAGAACTG GTAAAACAATGTCAACCCTGACACACCATAAGAAATCTGTACGAGCTATGGCTCCACATCCTACAGA GGATGCTTTTGTATCTGCATCCGCTGAGAATATCAAGAAGTTTAGACTTCCAAGAGGAGAATTCATGCACAACATGCT CTCCCAACAGAAAACCATTATTAATGCCGCAGCAGTCAACGAGGAAGGTGTACTGGCCACAGCTG GGGATAATGGGAGTCTATGGTTCTGGGACTGGACAAGTGGTCACAATTTTCAACAAGCACAAACAATTGTTCAACCTG GGTCGCTGGAGAGCGAAGCTGGTATCTATTCCATCATGTACGATCTGACCGGGTCGAGGCTCATCACTTGCGAGGCAGACAAAACAATCAAAATGTGGAAAGAAGATGAGACGGCAACCCCAGAAACTCATCCCCTGCACTTCAAGCCACCCAGAGACATGCGACGCTTCTGA
- the LOC121797413 gene encoding uncharacterized protein LOC121797413, producing the protein MEEAKPVPQSRKRHLQHEIQDSPYYKMRGLLKDLRPHFIEVLKTPDFRNCKAADDIRQGMKLLMELYQEMTENSAKLKKCSNGDVGDAKKAEEHQQDADNPLVDDVTSVSPPDSQVQGTYIVGGSAFGWNFITYNSSKAVYYGLTKEAFRVLNPLV; encoded by the exons ATGGAGGAAGCCAAACCCGTGCCTCAGAGCAGAAAGAGACATCTTCAACATGAGATTCAGGATTCTCCCTACTACAAGATGCGAGGGCTTCTCAAAGACCTTCGCCCCCATTTCATTGAG GTGCTCAAGACCCCTGACTTTCGAAATTGCAAAGCAGCCGATGATATCCGTCAAG GGATGAAGCTTCTGATGGAACTATACCAAGAAATGACAGAAAACTCTGCTAAGCTGAAAAAATGTAGCAACGGTGACGTTGGTGATGCCAAGAAAGCAGAGGAGCATCAACAAGATGCTGACAATCCTTTGGTGGACGATGTTACATCTGTCTCGCCTCCAGATAGTCAGGTACAAGGAACGTACATTGTTGGGGGTTCTGCTTTCGGGTGGAACTTCATAACATACAATAGCAGCAAAGCCGTCTACTACGGTCTAACAAAGGAGGCTTTTCGAGTTCTAAATCCCCTAGTCTAA
- the LOC121797331 gene encoding integrin-linked protein kinase 1-like isoform X1 gives MENHSLESSLTKQLMPSQRNEWRGPYRLLFCSSKGDKAGVMEELAKGVSANLADYDRRTALHLASCEGCTEVVVLLLEKGADINSLDRWGRTPLSDARRSGHPDICEILEANGGNDPNLVDSQSPCLEIDSAEVDWDGKTLIGEGAYGEVYLVKWRGTEVAAKTIRSSIASNKTVKDNFLKEFTLWAKLRHPNIVQFLGVLKQPEGRLVFLTEYLRNGSLYDILRRKGKLDSLTAVAYALDIARGMNYLHQHKPHAIIHRDLTPRNVLQNEAGRLKVTDFGLSKIAHGRDFGYKMTGGTGSYRYMAPEVFRREAYGKSVDVFSYALIVHEMFQGGPSNREEEPEKLADKRAYEDERPYLPSVVYPEPIKGLLQDCWHKNPEQRPSFEEIIMQLEIIQEDMQQKAIGNCCSCGVL, from the exons ATGGAAAACCATAGTCTTGAATCATCTCTTACTAAG CAACTGATGCCATCTCAAAGGAACGAGTGGAGGGGTCCATATCGCCTTCTCTTTTGTTCGAGTAAGGGTGATAAAGCCGGTGTGATGGAGGAGCTTGCGAAAGGTGTAAGTGCCAATCTGGCTGACTATGACAGGAGAACAGCTCTTCATTTGGCATCGTGCGAGGGTTGCACAGAAGTAGTTGTTCTCCTTCTTGAGAAAGGAGCTGACATCAACTCCTTGGATCGCTGGGGTCGAACT CCACTCTCTGATGCTCGTAGATCTGGCCATCCTGATATTTGCGAAATTCTCGAGGCCAATGGGGGAAATGATCCG AATTTGGTCGATTCTCAAAGTCCATGTTTGGAAATTGATTCAGCTGAGGTCGACTGGGATGGAAAGACTCTCATTGGTGAA GGCGCTTATGGTGAAGTTTACTTAGTCAAGTGGCGTGGTACAGAAGTTGCTGCAAAAACAATCCGCTCTTCCATTGCTTCAAATAAAACAGTGAA GGACAACTTTCTAAAGGAATTCACGTTGTGGGCAAAACTGCGTCACCCTAACATAGTGCAGTTTCTTGGTGTTTTGAAGCAACCTGAAGGTCGCCTAGTGTTCCTCACCGAGTACCTACGAAAT GGAAGTCTATACGATATACTGAGAAGGAAAGGAAAACTCGACTCACTAACTGCAGTGGCATATGCTTTGGATATAGCAAG AGGTATGAATTATCTGCATCAACATAAGCCACACGCCATAATCCACCGAGATTTAACACCGAG AAACGTTTTGCAGAATGAGGCGGGGCGTCTTAAAGTCACAGATTTTGGATTGAGCAAAATTGCACACGGAAGAGATTTTGGCTACAAAATGACTGGCGGAACTGGATCAT ACCGCTACATGGCTCCAGAAGTATTCCGCAGGGAGGCGTATGGTAAAAGTGTCGATGTTTTCTCCTATGCTCTAATAGTCCATGAG ATGTTCCAAGGAGGGCCATCAAACAGGGAAGAAGAACCTGAAAAATTGGCAGATAAACGCGCATATGAAGACGAACGCCCATATCTACCTTCCGTTGTCTATCCTGAGCCAATTAAAGG GCTCCTACAAGATTGTTGGCACAAGAATCCAGAGCAACGACCCAGTTTCGAAGAAATCATCATGCAGCTGGAGATCATCCAAGAGGACATGCAACAGAAGGCCATAGGTAACTGCTGTAGCTGTGGTGTCTTGTAA
- the LOC121797331 gene encoding integrin-linked protein kinase 1-like isoform X2, whose translation MENHSLESSLTKQLMPSQRNEWRGPYRLLFCSSKGDKAGVMEELAKGVSANLADYDRRTALHLASCEGCTEVVVLLLEKGADINSLDRWGRTPLSDARRSGHPDICEILEANGGNDPNLVDSQSPCLEIDSAEVDWDGKTLIGEGAYGEVYLVKWRGTEVAAKTIRSSIASNKTVKDNFLKEFTLWAKLRHPNIVQFLGVLKQPEGRLVFLTEYLRNGSLYDILRRKGKLDSLTAVAYALDIARGMNYLHQHKPHAIIHRDLTPRNVLQNEAGRLKVTDFGLSKIAHGRDFGYKMTGGTGSYRYMAPEVFRREAYGKSVDVFSYALIVHEMFQGGPSNREEEPEKLADKRAYEDERPYLPSVVYPEPIKGKCCS comes from the exons ATGGAAAACCATAGTCTTGAATCATCTCTTACTAAG CAACTGATGCCATCTCAAAGGAACGAGTGGAGGGGTCCATATCGCCTTCTCTTTTGTTCGAGTAAGGGTGATAAAGCCGGTGTGATGGAGGAGCTTGCGAAAGGTGTAAGTGCCAATCTGGCTGACTATGACAGGAGAACAGCTCTTCATTTGGCATCGTGCGAGGGTTGCACAGAAGTAGTTGTTCTCCTTCTTGAGAAAGGAGCTGACATCAACTCCTTGGATCGCTGGGGTCGAACT CCACTCTCTGATGCTCGTAGATCTGGCCATCCTGATATTTGCGAAATTCTCGAGGCCAATGGGGGAAATGATCCG AATTTGGTCGATTCTCAAAGTCCATGTTTGGAAATTGATTCAGCTGAGGTCGACTGGGATGGAAAGACTCTCATTGGTGAA GGCGCTTATGGTGAAGTTTACTTAGTCAAGTGGCGTGGTACAGAAGTTGCTGCAAAAACAATCCGCTCTTCCATTGCTTCAAATAAAACAGTGAA GGACAACTTTCTAAAGGAATTCACGTTGTGGGCAAAACTGCGTCACCCTAACATAGTGCAGTTTCTTGGTGTTTTGAAGCAACCTGAAGGTCGCCTAGTGTTCCTCACCGAGTACCTACGAAAT GGAAGTCTATACGATATACTGAGAAGGAAAGGAAAACTCGACTCACTAACTGCAGTGGCATATGCTTTGGATATAGCAAG AGGTATGAATTATCTGCATCAACATAAGCCACACGCCATAATCCACCGAGATTTAACACCGAG AAACGTTTTGCAGAATGAGGCGGGGCGTCTTAAAGTCACAGATTTTGGATTGAGCAAAATTGCACACGGAAGAGATTTTGGCTACAAAATGACTGGCGGAACTGGATCAT ACCGCTACATGGCTCCAGAAGTATTCCGCAGGGAGGCGTATGGTAAAAGTGTCGATGTTTTCTCCTATGCTCTAATAGTCCATGAG ATGTTCCAAGGAGGGCCATCAAACAGGGAAGAAGAACCTGAAAAATTGGCAGATAAACGCGCATATGAAGACGAACGCCCATATCTACCTTCCGTTGTCTATCCTGAGCCAATTAAAGG AAAATGTTGCTCATAA